The following coding sequences are from one Diospyros lotus cultivar Yz01 chromosome 7, ASM1463336v1, whole genome shotgun sequence window:
- the LOC127806096 gene encoding pro-cathepsin H-like has protein sequence MAAPCISIVLFLFFFFFFFSTGASPASTFYDVRSIVGTSPHALSFARFVYKHGKGYETAEETKLRFSIFSENLKLISSHNKKGLPYTLAVNRFADWTWEEFQKNKLGAAQTCSATVKGNHKLQTDDQDLPETKDWREEGIVSPVKDQGSCGSCWTFSSTGALEAAYKQAHGKDVSLSEQQLVDCAGAFDNAGCDGGLPSHAFEYIKYNGGLETSEAYPYTGASGGSCKFSSENVAVKVIDSVNITQGDENELKHAVAFVRPVTVAFQVADDFRFLSDGVYTSNKCGKTSQDVNHAVLAVGYGVKNNMPYWLIKNSWGADWGDKGYFRMEMGKNMCGVATCASYPVVA, from the exons ATGGCCGCCCCCTGTATTTCCAtcgtcctcttcctcttcttcttcttcttcttcttctctaccGGCGCATCTCCGGCGTCCACGTTCTACGACGTCAGGAGCATTGTCGGTACCAGTCCTCATGCCCTCTCCTTCGCCCGCTTCGTTTACAa GCACGGAAAAGGCTACGAGACGGCGGAGGAAACGAAGCTGCGGTTCTCCATTTTCTCGGAGAACTTGAAGCTCATCTCATCGCACAACAAAAAGGGCCTCCCTTACACTCTTGCCGTCAATC gGTTTGCCGACTGGACCTGGGAAGAGTTCCAGAAAAACAAGCTGGGAGCTGCTCAAACCTGTTCTGCCACCGTTAAAGGCAACCACAAGCTCCAAACTGATGATCAAGATCTTCCTGAAACG AAAGACTGGAGAGAAGAAGGAATCGTGAGCCCAGTGAAAGATCAAGGCTCCTGTGGATCTTGCTGGACTTTCAG TTCAACAGGGGCTCTGGAGGCAGCATACAAGCAGGCACATGGGAAGGACGTGTCCCTATCGGAGCAGCAACTAGTGGACTGCGCCGGAGCATTCGACAACGCCGGCTGCGATGGTGGCTTGCCGTCGCATGCTTTTGAGTACATAAAATACAACGGCGGCCTGGAAACTTCGGAAGCTTACCCTTACACAGGAGCGAGTGGTGGCTCATGCAAATTTTCCTCCGAGAATGTTGCTGTCAAAGTCATCGATTCTGTCAACATTACTCAG GGAGATGAAAATGAGTTAAAGCATGCCGTAGCATTTGTCCGGCCGGTGACCGTCGCGTTTCAGGTTGCCGACGATTTCCGATTCCTCAGCGACGGAGTTTACACTAGCAATAAGTGCGGCAAAACTTCTCAG GATGTGAACCATGCAGTTCTGGCAGTGGGGTATGGAGTGAAGAACAATATGCCCTATTGGCTCATTAAGAACTCATGGGGAGCAGATTGGGGAGACAAGGGCTACTTCAGAATGGAGATGGGCAAAAACATGTGCG GTGTTGCGACGTGTGCATCATACCCCGTGGTTGCTTAA